A segment of the Bacteroidales bacterium genome:
GATTTTCATTTACATTCGCCTTTGGTACATTCTTTTACATTACCTAATGAAATAAATTTAGATAACGATTTAGACAAATTAGTAGAGCTATATATAAATAAGTTATTTGATAAAGAAATTAAGATAGCTACAATTACAGATTATCAACAGGTAAGGAAAGATTTTTTTGAGAAACTACAAACAAAAGCAAGAGAAAAAGCGATTTATATATTTCCAGGAATAGAATTATCAGTAAACTACGGCAAAGGATTGCATATTTTAATTATATTTGAGTATAACGAAGATATAGAAGGGATAAATAGATATATTAATTCCCTTGATCAAAATCCTCAAGAATCTTTAATAAAAAATGATAGGAGTCACCGCGACATAAACTTGCAAAAAGATTTAAAAATAGTTTTAGAAGAAATAAAAGCTAAATTTAATTGCTTAATAATTTATCCACATCCAAATGAAAAAAACGGAATTCTAAATTCTTTCCAACCTAAAGAATCTGCTGAATTATTGAAGTTTGCAGACGCAATTGAATTTATTGGTGAAAATGATAAGAGCAGGCTTATAAGTACTGGGTGTTTAGAAAAATCTTTCTTTGATAATTTTGCTATTATAGAGAATACTGATCCAAAGTCAATAGATGAAATAGGTTCAAAGCAAAGAAATAAGAAAATCAGAACAACCTATTTAAAATTAAGCAGTGTATCTATTAATGCTATTAAGCTTGCATTACACGATCCAACATTACGAGTTATAATTTATGAAAAAAGCGATAAAAATAACGATAGGATATTATCAGTAAAAATTAACGGAACATCGTTTCTGAAAAATGTTAGTTTAGATTTTAACCAAGATTTAAATACACTTATTGGTGGTAGAGGTGTTGGAAAATCAGCTATTTTAGAAGCAATAAGGTATTGTTTAGATTTGCCTATATACTCTGATAAAGCATATAGAGAGGATTTTGTAAAAAATGTTGTAGGAAGTGGTGGCACTATTGAAATTGAAATTGAAAGATTTTTTGGTGAAACCTCAATAAAAGATAAAATTAAAAGAGTAATAAGTCAGTTGCCGGTGGTAGAAGGGAAAAATCTTTCACCTGAAGATTTTTTTGGTGAAAAAATTCCTTTAATTTTAGGTCAAAAAGAATTATATGCCCTTTCGTTAAGAGAAGATTTTCAGCTATTACTAATTGATAACTTAATTGGTGATGTTATAAAAACGGAAGATTTGGAACTGAAAAAGTTGATTGCTGCTCTTGAGGAAAATTCAAGAGAATTGATATCAGAAAAAAAGAAAATTCAAAAAAAGGAAGAATACGAACAAGAACTTAAAACAATAAATGAACATATAAAAACATTTCAGGATCTCGGTGTGGCAGAAAAGATGGCTAAACACACTGAGCTTATACAAGACGAGAAAATATTAATAAATGCAATAGGTAAACTTAAAGACAAAATAAATGAACTTGATCAATCAATACAAGATACTGTTCAAGAAATTGAAAAATACAGTAAATTATTGCAAAATGGTAATAGTGTTGAAAAAAGTTTATTATTAGAAGCTTCAAATGAATTTTTAGGTATAAAAGAATATTTTGAGAAATTGAAAAAAGATTTTGAGATTAAGATAACTGCCTATGAACAAAAATTAGATGATTTGCAAAAAAAATGGCAAGAACAAAAGAAAAATTATGAAACTGAAATAAATAATATAAAACAAGAATTATCTGCAAAGGGGCTTGAACCAGACAAATATGAAACACTTATAAAAAGAAAAACCCAAATTGAGCCAATTATAAATGAATATTCAAAGATTACTTCAAAAATTACAGAATTAGAAAATACACGAAATAACTTAAAAAGTAAAATAAAAGAACAAAGACACAAATTATTTAATATAAGAAAAAATAAATTAGATGAATTAAATCAAAAATTAAATAACAGATTAAAGATTGATATTGAATATTTGAATAACAAAGAAAAATTCAAAGAACAATTTAGTGAACTGCTAAAAGGTTCAGGAATTTCTAAAGATGCAATCAACAACATTATTGAAAAAGATGTAATAGATGGTATAGAAATTTCAAATTATATTTGCTTAGGAAAACAAAAACTTCAGGAAATATTTGGATTCACTGACGCAATGGCTCAAAGATTATTGGAGTGGTTTAAAAATGATGAAAAATTATTTGAACTGGAAACACTTTTCCCTGATGATAAGATATTAATAAAACTAAAAGTAGAAGATACATATAAAGAATTAAGCACTCTTTCAGCTGGTCAAAAAGCAACAGCTCTGTTGATTTTATTATTTGCTCAAGAAAATAGAATACTTATAATAGACCAGCCTGAGGAAGATTTAGATAATAGATTTATATATGAAGATGTAGTGAAAATACTAAGAGAAATTAAAAATAATACACAAATAATTTTAGTTACACACAATGCAAATATCCCAGTATTGGGAGATGCTGAACAGGTTTTTGTTTTAGAAGCATCAAATAATGAGTGCTCCATTATGGATGTTGGATCTATCGATAAAATATCCATTGCTCAAAATATTAAATCAATAATGGAAGGTGGAGAAGAAGCATTCAAACGAAGAATTGAAAAATATGGAGTAAAAATATGAACACTATTGAATTATTAGAACTTATCAACAAAGGTGAAGGATACCACCTTGAATTTAAGCATGAAGAAGAAAACAACGAAGATTTTGCAAAAACTATTGTTTGTTTTGCAAATACCGATGGTGGTAAGATATTGATTGGTGTTGACGACACTGGCAGAACCATTGGAGTTTCAGACATAGATAAGTTAATGTTAAGAATGGATGATATCGCATTAAATCGTTGTGACCCACCGGTTATTATTTTACAAGAATCCATAAATATTGATGGAAAAAATGTTGTAATTGTTAATGTTGAAAAAGGAAGTCAAAGACCTTATAGAACAAAGTCGGGACATTATTATATAAGATCATCCAACCGTTGCCGACAAGCAACAAGAGAGGAATTATTGAGAATATTTCAATCTGCAAAAAGTTTGTTTTATGATGAAATACCAATTAATAACTCTAAATTAACTGACTTAGATATTTCATCTTTTAAGTTTTTTCTTAGAAAATACCTTAATATAGAAACAAATAATGAAGAAAAGATCATAAATTATCTTTGTAATTTTCATTTATTAGAGAAAGAAAGTTTAACACCTACATTTACAGGAATTTTGTTTTTTGCTAATAACCCGCAAAATTTTGTAAGTGAGAGTAGAATTGTTTGTGCAAATATTGAGGGTACAGATATTAGTCAAACAGATCTTGAAACAAAAAATCTGACAGGTAAAATATCTGATATAATTAATAATGTTGAAATTTTTTTCAAATTATCCCTTCGCAATAAACATAGAATAAAAGATTTTCAACCAGAATCAGAATATGAAATTCCGCTCACTGCTTTAAGAGAAGCCATTGTAAATGCTATTGCTCATAGAGATTATACAATAAACGCCCCAATACGAGTTTTAATTTTTACCAATAGAGTGGAAATTCGTAGCCCTGGTAGACTACCTAATACGGTAACAGTTGAAAGCATAAAAGTAGGCGGTTCTCATGTATTAAGAAATCCAACCATTTACAATATGCTTTTGAAAATGGGTTTGGTGACCGATTTAGGGAGCGGTGTAAGAAGAATAATTAAATTGGTTAAGGAACACTTAAATAAAGATGTAGAATTCGAAAATACAGAAAATGAATTTATCATTAAAATACCGAGAAAAACGGAATGAAAGAGAGGAAAAAAGATTTTGACCATAAATTAATAAAACTTTTAATTTGGTGGGAGTGAAATGAAAATAGAATATCAATACATAGAATCGGATTTTAAAGATTATAAAGGTGTTTCATTCTCTGATATCGAATATAAAGAACTTTTAAAAAATGAAGTGAAAGATAAATTACTCGATACACCGCAAAGAAATGAAATGGTATCAACTCTTGAAGGACTAAAATCAGAAACAGGCTTTGAAGGATCAGAAACCTTATTGGCTGATATACAATATTTGCAAAATCGTTCAGTAGATGTACAAGATTTTAGAATTGGCGAGGCGTTTGCTGAAGTTTGTTTGGAAAAACATTTTAATTGTCGTTTTTATTGGAATGAACTTAGAGATGCACGAAATCCAAAAGGGAATAAAACAGGTGCAGATTTAGTGGGATTTATAGAAATAGGTAATGAAATATTGTTTTTATTTGGAGAAGTTAAAACATCTTCCGAGCAAAAGAGCCCACCACAAGTAATGACTAATCCAACGGGTATAGAAAATCAATTAAAAGATTTATATAAAGACAAAAATAAGAGAATAAATTTGATCAGTTACATTCAAAACAAGATAAGTTTGAGTAATAATTTAAATTTTAAGGAAAATTTTGCTAATGCGATAAGAAGCTATTATCAACCGAATGGGAGTAAGTATTTATTATATGGTGTGTTGGTAAGGGATACAGGCGTAAACGTAGATGATATAAAACAGAGTTATGACAAATTGAAACAACAAGTACTTAATCCAATAGGTTTAAGGTTATTGGCAATTTATGTTTCAATACCTAAAAATCAGTGGTTAAAAATTATAAACGGTGATGAGAATGTTGGCAACTGATAAGTATAAAATACTTGAAAAATATTTCCCCGATTTACTTCAGGGAATTTCAGAAATAATTCAAAAAGGTAAATTA
Coding sequences within it:
- a CDS encoding putative DNA binding domain-containing protein encodes the protein MNTIELLELINKGEGYHLEFKHEEENNEDFAKTIVCFANTDGGKILIGVDDTGRTIGVSDIDKLMLRMDDIALNRCDPPVIILQESINIDGKNVVIVNVEKGSQRPYRTKSGHYYIRSSNRCRQATREELLRIFQSAKSLFYDEIPINNSKLTDLDISSFKFFLRKYLNIETNNEEKIINYLCNFHLLEKESLTPTFTGILFFANNPQNFVSESRIVCANIEGTDISQTDLETKNLTGKISDIINNVEIFFKLSLRNKHRIKDFQPESEYEIPLTALREAIVNAIAHRDYTINAPIRVLIFTNRVEIRSPGRLPNTVTVESIKVGGSHVLRNPTIYNMLLKMGLVTDLGSGVRRIIKLVKEHLNKDVEFENTENEFIIKIPRKTE
- a CDS encoding AAA family ATPase, producing the protein MVGVVMEKKKEYKLFESGANWLKADFHLHSPLVHSFTLPNEINLDNDLDKLVELYINKLFDKEIKIATITDYQQVRKDFFEKLQTKAREKAIYIFPGIELSVNYGKGLHILIIFEYNEDIEGINRYINSLDQNPQESLIKNDRSHRDINLQKDLKIVLEEIKAKFNCLIIYPHPNEKNGILNSFQPKESAELLKFADAIEFIGENDKSRLISTGCLEKSFFDNFAIIENTDPKSIDEIGSKQRNKKIRTTYLKLSSVSINAIKLALHDPTLRVIIYEKSDKNNDRILSVKINGTSFLKNVSLDFNQDLNTLIGGRGVGKSAILEAIRYCLDLPIYSDKAYREDFVKNVVGSGGTIEIEIERFFGETSIKDKIKRVISQLPVVEGKNLSPEDFFGEKIPLILGQKELYALSLREDFQLLLIDNLIGDVIKTEDLELKKLIAALEENSRELISEKKKIQKKEEYEQELKTINEHIKTFQDLGVAEKMAKHTELIQDEKILINAIGKLKDKINELDQSIQDTVQEIEKYSKLLQNGNSVEKSLLLEASNEFLGIKEYFEKLKKDFEIKITAYEQKLDDLQKKWQEQKKNYETEINNIKQELSAKGLEPDKYETLIKRKTQIEPIINEYSKITSKITELENTRNNLKSKIKEQRHKLFNIRKNKLDELNQKLNNRLKIDIEYLNNKEKFKEQFSELLKGSGISKDAINNIIEKDVIDGIEISNYICLGKQKLQEIFGFTDAMAQRLLEWFKNDEKLFELETLFPDDKILIKLKVEDTYKELSTLSAGQKATALLILLFAQENRILIIDQPEEDLDNRFIYEDVVKILREIKNNTQIILVTHNANIPVLGDAEQVFVLEASNNECSIMDVGSIDKISIAQNIKSIMEGGEEAFKRRIEKYGVKI